In Zingiber officinale cultivar Zhangliang chromosome 3B, Zo_v1.1, whole genome shotgun sequence, a single window of DNA contains:
- the LOC121967265 gene encoding uncharacterized protein LOC121967265, with the protein MATGVISQQSLFLALSSSSSCPSSSSSSSSSSSKPPTRAAIPSLPLCSSRRLSISSPKGSNRRSRDSYVVAASALAEDLDVIPVQSSDSTDQQDGVIPSAGREQQEEQPLEGPGSQVGAFALESGGGILGGGGSGGVGLYSALQDEEDVEKSVDRAINAAIVLAAGTFAITKLLTIDSDYWHGWTLYEILRYVPQHNWAAYEQSLKTNPVLAKMMISGVVYSLGDWIAQCYEGKPLFEFDRARMFRSGLVGFSLHGSLSHYYYHFCEALFPFQDWWVVPAKVVFDQTAWSAIWNSIYYVALGFLRFESPANIFSELKATFWPMLTAGWKLWPFAHLITYGVVTVEQRLLWVDCVELIWVTILSTYSNEKSEARNSEVTSELNTKPASHLPEELINSQER; encoded by the exons ATGGCCACCGGCGTCATCTCCCAGCAGTCATTGTTCCTggccctctcctcttcctcctcttgtccatcgtcgtcgtcgtcgtcgtcgtcgtcttcgtcGAAGCCCCCGACCAGGGCGGCTATCCCATCGCTGCCTTTGTGCTCCTCCCGCCGCCTCTCCATCTCTTCCCCCAAGGGATCCAACCGAAGGAGCCGGGATTCGTACGTCGTCGCCGCCTCGGCCTTGGCCGAGGACCTCGACGTCATCCCCGTGCAGAGCAGCGACTCCACCGACCAGCAGGACGGCGTCATCCCCTCCGCCGggagggagcagcaggaggagcagcccCTCGAGGGGCCTGGCAGCCAAGTCGGCGCCTTCGCTCTCGAGAGCGGGGGCGGAATCCTCGGTGGCGGTGGAAGCGGCGGAGTTGGTTTATATTCCGCGTTACAGGACGAGGAGGACGTTGAGAAGTCGGTGGACCGGGCTATCAACGCTGCAATTGTTCTTGCCGCCGGGACTTTCGCCATCACCAAGCTTCTTACCATCGACAGCGACTATTGGCAT GGTTGGACGTTGTATGAGATACTTAGGTATGTACCCCAACATAATTGGGCTGCCTATGAGCAATCTTTAAAAACAAATCCAGTTCTTGCAAAAATGATGATAAGTGGTGTTGTTTATTCTCTAGGCGATTGGATTGCCCAG TGCTATGAAGGAAAACCACTCTTTGAATTCGATCGTGCTCGCATGTTCAGATCAGGGCTCGTAGGATTTTCTCTTCACGGGTCACTTTCTCATTATTACTACCACTTCTGCGAG GCACTTTTTCCTTTCCAAGACTGGTGGGTTGTGCCTGCTAAGGTGGTGTTCGACCAGACTGCATGGTCTGCCATATGGAACAGTATCTACTATGTAGCGTTGGGCTTCTTGCGTTTTGAATCTCCGGCAAATATTTTTAGTGAATTGAAGGCTACATTTTGGCCCATGTTAACT GCAGGGTGGAAGCTTTGGCCTTTTGCACACTTGATTACTTATGGTGTTGTTACAGTTGAACAAAGACTTCTTTGGGTGGATTGTGTGGAGTTAATATGGGTGACGATCCTCTCGAC GTATTCAAATGAGAAGTCTGAAGCAAGAAATTCCGAAGTGACTTCGGAGTTGAATACTAAACCAGCATCCCATCTCCCCGAG GAACTGATAAATAGCCAAGAAAGGTAG